In a genomic window of Glycine max cultivar Williams 82 chromosome 13, Glycine_max_v4.0, whole genome shotgun sequence:
- the LOC100809003 gene encoding cytosolic sulfotransferase 15 has product MAPTNVTCFREENESEKGEEITIEEDKLSQECKELILSLPRERGWRTRYIYLFQGFWCQPLEIQAIITFQKHFQAKDSDVIVATIPKSGTTWLKALTFAIVNRHTHSITTSMSSHPLLTSNPHELVPFIEYTVYGNAPSHVPNLSNMTEPRLFGTHIPFHALAKSIKESNSRIIYICRNPLDTFVSTWIFLNKIKPEHLPEFELGEAFEKYCKGIIGFGPTWDQMLGYWKESIARPSKVLFLKYEDLKKDVNFHVKRIAEFLGWPFTSEEEGDGTIESIIKLCSFEKMKELEANKSGTFARNFERKYLFRKAEMGDWVNYLSPEMGEKLSQIMEEKLSGSGLSF; this is encoded by the coding sequence ATGGCTCCAACAAATGTCACATGcttcagagaagaaaatgaatccGAGAAAGGGGAGGAAATAACAATAGAAGAAGACAAGCTAAGTCAAGAATGTAAGGAGTTGATACTCTCTCTTCCTAGGGAGAGAGGTTGGAGAACACGTTATATATATCTATTTCAAGGATTTTGGTGCCAGCCATTGGAAATCCAAGCAATAATCACTTTTCAGAAGCACTTCCAAGCTAAAGACAGTGATGTTATTGTGGCCACAATTCCAAAATCAGGTACCACTTGGCTGAAAGCTCTCACCTTTGCCATTGTCAATCGCCATACTCATAGTATCACTACATCAATGTCATCACATCCTTTGCTTACTTCTAATCCTCATGAACTTGTGCCTTTCATAGAATACACCGTTTATGGTAATGCCCCTAGCCATGTTCCAAACCTATCCAACATGACTGAGCCAAGACTTTTTGGTACACATATTCCATTCCATGCATTGGCCAAGTCAATCAAGGAGTCCAATAGtagaataatttatatatgtaggaACCCACTTGACACTTTTGTGTCTACTTGGATTTTCCTCAACAAAATTAAGCCAGAACATTTACCTGAATTTGAACTAGGGGAAGCTTTTGAAAAGTATTGCAAAGGAATAATAGGGTTTGGTCCAACTTGGGACCAAATGTTGGGTTATTGGAAGGAGAGTATAGCTAGGCCTAGTaaggttttgttcttgaagtaCGAGGATCTTAAAAAAGATGTCAATTTTCATGTGAAAAGAATAGCGGAGTTCTTAGGATGGCCTTTCACTTCGGAGGAAGAAGGTGATGGGACTATTGAGAGCATAATCAAGCTATGCAGCTTCGAGAAGATGAAGGAATTGGAGGCAAATAAATCTGGAACATTTGCTAGGAACTTTGAGAGAAAGTACTTGTTCCGAAAGGCTGAAATGGGAGATTGGGTGAACTACCTTTCCCCTGAAATGGGTGAAAAGTTATCGCAAATTATGGAAGAAAAGTTAAGTGGGTCAGGCTTGTCATTTTAA
- the LOC100809551 gene encoding cytosolic sulfotransferase 15: MPPTNLADFTNKKMDHEQEASEENKLSQDCKELILSLPREKGWITPYLYLFQGFWYSSTEIQAINTFQNQFQAKDNDVVIASVPKSGTTWLKALTFAILHRQYFPSLENHPLLIFNPHELVPPFEFVIYDEINGQTHDLSKMPEPRIFGTHVPFTSLAKSIKETDCKIIYICRNLFDTFVSTWVFVNKIMPKFLPTLPLEEAFERYCEGIIGFGPSWNHILDYWKESIARPKKVLFLKYEDLKENVHFNVKKIAEFLGCPFTKEEENSEVIENIIKLCSFEKMKELKVNKSGTMGKGRIVENKYFFRKAEIGDWVNYFSPSMVEKLSKIIEEKLSRSGLSFRVYDFNSSS, from the coding sequence ATGCCTCCAACAAATCTCGCAGATTTCACGAACAAAAAAATGGATCATGAGCAAGAAGCAAgtgaagaaaacaaattaagccAAGATTGTAAGGAGTTAATTCTATCTCTTCCTAGAGAGAAGGGTTGGATAACACCGTATCTCTATTTATTCCAAGGCTTTTGGTACTCATCAACTGAAATCCAAGCCATAAACACTTTTCAAAACCAATTCCAAGCTAAGGacaatgatgttgttattgctAGTGTTCCAAAATCGGGCACCACTTGGTTGAAAGCCCTTACCTTTGCTATTCTCCATCGCCAGTATTTTCCTTCCTTAGAGAACCACCCATTACTTATTTTCAATCCCCATGAACTTGTGCCtccatttgaatttgtcattTATGATGAAATTAATGGCCAAACTCATGACCTATCCAAAATGCCCGAGCCAAGAATTTTTGGGACTCATGTTCCATTCACTTCATTGGCCAAATCAATTAAAGAGACTGACTGTAAGATCATTTATATTTGTAGGAATCTATTTGACACCTTTGTTTCTACTTGGGTTTTTGTCAACAAAATTATGCCAAAGTTTTTGCCTACATTACCTCTAGAGGAAGCTTTTGAAAGATACTGTGAAGGGATAATTGGCTTTGGTCCATCTTGGAACCATATACTAGATTATTGGAAAGAGAGCATTGCTAGGCCGAAGaaagttttgttcttgaagtaTGAGGACCTTAAAGAAAATGTTCATTTTAATGTGAAGAAAATAGCTGAGTTCTTGGGTTGTCCTTTCActaaagaggaagaaaatagtgaagtgattgaaaatataatcaaattatgTAGCTTTGAGAAGATGAAGGAATTAAAGGTAAATAAATCTGGAACAATGGGAAAAGGCAGGATTGTTGAGAATAAGTACTTCTTTCGAAAGGCAGAAATAGGAGATTGGGTAAATTATTTCTCCCCTTCAATGGTTGAAAAACTATCCAAAATCATAGAAGAAAAGTTAAGTAGATCGGGTCTATCATTTAGAGTGTACGACTTCAATAGTAGTAGCTAG
- the LOC100820559 gene encoding uncharacterized protein isoform X1, with amino-acid sequence MVANRNLITWNTKSGLLNSGSAWLPRQLLRLPRKFSPLKPFAMLPNNLHVALLSLSVSAVPLRNTFEEEPYMKRKVLRLSQTFNQIKDVNLQLASTTAKKIVEDPFEQSKRWKITSSYGDIGLIYRDEETNAYVASRMPAVYSACYRVLKEVRRRLPGFSPSKVLDFGAGTGSAFWALQEVWPKSLEKVNLIEPSQSMQRAGRSLMQGLKNLPLIHSYDSIQSLSKSITKSEREHDLVIASYVLGEIPSIKDRITIVRQLWDLTRDILVLVEPGTPHGSNIIAQMRSHILWMEERKYRKSSRKNNEVCKDLITEKAGAFVVAPCPHDGACPLVKSGKYCHFVQRLERTSSQRAYKRSKGDPLRGFEDEKFSYVVFRRGSRPSDPWPLDGMEFETLKEQHAKRNPEDLEIDYEDWLKLQQSDDTPHEVADAETDIADDLETDDAPREVVNAVTYDSDDAVETDGPIDSEEDEEREEERGSADLGGGWGRIVFMPVRRGRQVTMNVCRSTKRDASEGSYDRIVVTRTKNPTLHQQAKRSIWGDLWPC; translated from the exons ATGGTTGCTAATAG GAACCTGATTACTTGGAACACAAAGAGTGGTTTGTTAAATTCTGGGTCAGCATGGCTGCCCAGACAATTGCTGAGACTGCCCAGAAAATTCTCACCCCTGAAACCCTTCGCTATGCTGCCAAACAATCTGCACGTTGCCTTGTTGTCCCTGTCCGTCTCCGCCGTGCCATTAAGAAATACCTTCGAG GAGGAGCCATATATGAAGAGGAAAGTCTTGAGATTGTCTCAAACATTCAATCAAATCAAGGATGTCAATCTCCAGCTGGCATCCACCACAGCAAAGAAGATAGTTGAAGACCCTTTTGAACAATCAAAACGTTGGAAGATTACCAGCTCTTATGGGGACATTGGTCTCATATATAGAGATGAAGAGACAAATGCATATGTGGCTTCTCGAATGCCAGCTGTTTACTCTGCTTGTTACAGAGTACTTAAAGAG GTTCGCAGAAGGCTTCCGGGTTTCTCCCCATCTAAGGTATTAGATTTTGGTGCGGGGACAGGTTCAGCTTTCTG GGCACTGCAAGAAGTTTGGCCAAAATCTTtagaaaaagttaatttaatagAACCATCACAATCAATGCAGCGTGCAGGTCGGAGCCTTATGCAAG GTCTCAAGAATTTGCCACTTATTCATAGCTATGACAGCATTCAATCACTTTCTAAAAGTATCACTAAATCAGAGAGAGAGCATGACCTTGTAATTGCT TCCTATGTTCTTGGAGAGATCCCATCAATAAAGGATCGAATTACCATAGTTCGCCAGCTTTGGGATCTAACACGGGACATTCTG GTTTTGGTTGAACCAGGAACACCTCATGGATCTAATATTATAGCTCAGATGAGATCTCACATATTATGGATGGAAGAAAGA AAGTACCGTAAGTCTTCTCGTAAGAATAATGAAGTTTGTAAAGATTTGATCACTGAGAAGGCCGGTGCCTTTGTGGTTGCTCCT TGTCCTCATGATGGGGCTTGTCCTCTGGTAAAATCTGGGAAATATTGTCATTTTGTTCAGCGTTTGGAAAGGACATCTTCACAACGTGCCTACAAG CGTTCGAAGGGTGATCCTTTACGTGGATTTGAAGATGAAAAATTTTCCTATGTTGTTTTTAGACGAGGATCAAGgccaag TGATCCTTGGCCCCTTGATGGTATGGAATTTGAGACTCTGAAGGAGCAGCATGCAAAAAGAAATCCAGAGGATCTTGAAATTGACTACG AGGACTGGTTGAAGTTGCAACAATCTGATGACACTCCTCATGAAGTAGCTGATGCAGAAACTGACATTgctgatgatttggaaactgaTGACGCTCCTCGTGAAGTAGTGAATGCTGTAACTTATGATTCTGATGATGCTGTGGAAACTGATGGTCCCATTGATagtgaagaggacgaggaaagggaagaagaaagaggcaGTGCTGATCTTGGAGGTGGCTGGGGCAGGATTGTCTTCATGCCTGTCAGAAGGGGTAGACAAGTCACCATGAATGTGTGCAGATCCACCAAAAGGGATGCCTCAGAGGGTTCATATGACCGTATTGTCGTCACTCGGACCAAGAACCCTACCTTGCATCAACAGGCCAAAAGATCTATTTGGGGTGACCTGTGGCCGTGTTGA
- the LOC100820559 gene encoding uncharacterized protein isoform X2, producing MVANRNLITWNTKSGLLNSGSAWLPRQLLRLPRKFSPLKPFAMLPNNLHVALLSLSVSAVPLRNTFEEEPYMKRKVLRLSQTFNQIKDVNLQLASTTAKKIVEDPFEQSKRWKITSSYGDIGLIYRDEETNAYVASRMPAVYSACYRVLKEVRRRLPGFSPSKVLDFGAGTGSAFWALQEVWPKSLEKVNLIEPSQSMQRAGRSLMQGLKNLPLIHSYDSIQSLSKSITKSEREHDLVIASYVLGEIPSIKDRITIVRQLWDLTRDILVLVEPGTPHGSNIIAQMRSHILWMEERYRKSSRKNNEVCKDLITEKAGAFVVAPCPHDGACPLVKSGKYCHFVQRLERTSSQRAYKRSKGDPLRGFEDEKFSYVVFRRGSRPSDPWPLDGMEFETLKEQHAKRNPEDLEIDYEDWLKLQQSDDTPHEVADAETDIADDLETDDAPREVVNAVTYDSDDAVETDGPIDSEEDEEREEERGSADLGGGWGRIVFMPVRRGRQVTMNVCRSTKRDASEGSYDRIVVTRTKNPTLHQQAKRSIWGDLWPC from the exons ATGGTTGCTAATAG GAACCTGATTACTTGGAACACAAAGAGTGGTTTGTTAAATTCTGGGTCAGCATGGCTGCCCAGACAATTGCTGAGACTGCCCAGAAAATTCTCACCCCTGAAACCCTTCGCTATGCTGCCAAACAATCTGCACGTTGCCTTGTTGTCCCTGTCCGTCTCCGCCGTGCCATTAAGAAATACCTTCGAG GAGGAGCCATATATGAAGAGGAAAGTCTTGAGATTGTCTCAAACATTCAATCAAATCAAGGATGTCAATCTCCAGCTGGCATCCACCACAGCAAAGAAGATAGTTGAAGACCCTTTTGAACAATCAAAACGTTGGAAGATTACCAGCTCTTATGGGGACATTGGTCTCATATATAGAGATGAAGAGACAAATGCATATGTGGCTTCTCGAATGCCAGCTGTTTACTCTGCTTGTTACAGAGTACTTAAAGAG GTTCGCAGAAGGCTTCCGGGTTTCTCCCCATCTAAGGTATTAGATTTTGGTGCGGGGACAGGTTCAGCTTTCTG GGCACTGCAAGAAGTTTGGCCAAAATCTTtagaaaaagttaatttaatagAACCATCACAATCAATGCAGCGTGCAGGTCGGAGCCTTATGCAAG GTCTCAAGAATTTGCCACTTATTCATAGCTATGACAGCATTCAATCACTTTCTAAAAGTATCACTAAATCAGAGAGAGAGCATGACCTTGTAATTGCT TCCTATGTTCTTGGAGAGATCCCATCAATAAAGGATCGAATTACCATAGTTCGCCAGCTTTGGGATCTAACACGGGACATTCTG GTTTTGGTTGAACCAGGAACACCTCATGGATCTAATATTATAGCTCAGATGAGATCTCACATATTATGGATGGAAGAAAGA TACCGTAAGTCTTCTCGTAAGAATAATGAAGTTTGTAAAGATTTGATCACTGAGAAGGCCGGTGCCTTTGTGGTTGCTCCT TGTCCTCATGATGGGGCTTGTCCTCTGGTAAAATCTGGGAAATATTGTCATTTTGTTCAGCGTTTGGAAAGGACATCTTCACAACGTGCCTACAAG CGTTCGAAGGGTGATCCTTTACGTGGATTTGAAGATGAAAAATTTTCCTATGTTGTTTTTAGACGAGGATCAAGgccaag TGATCCTTGGCCCCTTGATGGTATGGAATTTGAGACTCTGAAGGAGCAGCATGCAAAAAGAAATCCAGAGGATCTTGAAATTGACTACG AGGACTGGTTGAAGTTGCAACAATCTGATGACACTCCTCATGAAGTAGCTGATGCAGAAACTGACATTgctgatgatttggaaactgaTGACGCTCCTCGTGAAGTAGTGAATGCTGTAACTTATGATTCTGATGATGCTGTGGAAACTGATGGTCCCATTGATagtgaagaggacgaggaaagggaagaagaaagaggcaGTGCTGATCTTGGAGGTGGCTGGGGCAGGATTGTCTTCATGCCTGTCAGAAGGGGTAGACAAGTCACCATGAATGTGTGCAGATCCACCAAAAGGGATGCCTCAGAGGGTTCATATGACCGTATTGTCGTCACTCGGACCAAGAACCCTACCTTGCATCAACAGGCCAAAAGATCTATTTGGGGTGACCTGTGGCCGTGTTGA
- the LOC100820559 gene encoding uncharacterized protein isoform X4, with protein sequence MLPNNLHVALLSLSVSAVPLRNTFEEEPYMKRKVLRLSQTFNQIKDVNLQLASTTAKKIVEDPFEQSKRWKITSSYGDIGLIYRDEETNAYVASRMPAVYSACYRVLKEVRRRLPGFSPSKVLDFGAGTGSAFWALQEVWPKSLEKVNLIEPSQSMQRAGRSLMQGLKNLPLIHSYDSIQSLSKSITKSEREHDLVIASYVLGEIPSIKDRITIVRQLWDLTRDILVLVEPGTPHGSNIIAQMRSHILWMEERKYRKSSRKNNEVCKDLITEKAGAFVVAPCPHDGACPLVKSGKYCHFVQRLERTSSQRAYKRSKGDPLRGFEDEKFSYVVFRRGSRPSDPWPLDGMEFETLKEQHAKRNPEDLEIDYEDWLKLQQSDDTPHEVADAETDIADDLETDDAPREVVNAVTYDSDDAVETDGPIDSEEDEEREEERGSADLGGGWGRIVFMPVRRGRQVTMNVCRSTKRDASEGSYDRIVVTRTKNPTLHQQAKRSIWGDLWPC encoded by the exons ATGCTGCCAAACAATCTGCACGTTGCCTTGTTGTCCCTGTCCGTCTCCGCCGTGCCATTAAGAAATACCTTCGAG GAGGAGCCATATATGAAGAGGAAAGTCTTGAGATTGTCTCAAACATTCAATCAAATCAAGGATGTCAATCTCCAGCTGGCATCCACCACAGCAAAGAAGATAGTTGAAGACCCTTTTGAACAATCAAAACGTTGGAAGATTACCAGCTCTTATGGGGACATTGGTCTCATATATAGAGATGAAGAGACAAATGCATATGTGGCTTCTCGAATGCCAGCTGTTTACTCTGCTTGTTACAGAGTACTTAAAGAG GTTCGCAGAAGGCTTCCGGGTTTCTCCCCATCTAAGGTATTAGATTTTGGTGCGGGGACAGGTTCAGCTTTCTG GGCACTGCAAGAAGTTTGGCCAAAATCTTtagaaaaagttaatttaatagAACCATCACAATCAATGCAGCGTGCAGGTCGGAGCCTTATGCAAG GTCTCAAGAATTTGCCACTTATTCATAGCTATGACAGCATTCAATCACTTTCTAAAAGTATCACTAAATCAGAGAGAGAGCATGACCTTGTAATTGCT TCCTATGTTCTTGGAGAGATCCCATCAATAAAGGATCGAATTACCATAGTTCGCCAGCTTTGGGATCTAACACGGGACATTCTG GTTTTGGTTGAACCAGGAACACCTCATGGATCTAATATTATAGCTCAGATGAGATCTCACATATTATGGATGGAAGAAAGA AAGTACCGTAAGTCTTCTCGTAAGAATAATGAAGTTTGTAAAGATTTGATCACTGAGAAGGCCGGTGCCTTTGTGGTTGCTCCT TGTCCTCATGATGGGGCTTGTCCTCTGGTAAAATCTGGGAAATATTGTCATTTTGTTCAGCGTTTGGAAAGGACATCTTCACAACGTGCCTACAAG CGTTCGAAGGGTGATCCTTTACGTGGATTTGAAGATGAAAAATTTTCCTATGTTGTTTTTAGACGAGGATCAAGgccaag TGATCCTTGGCCCCTTGATGGTATGGAATTTGAGACTCTGAAGGAGCAGCATGCAAAAAGAAATCCAGAGGATCTTGAAATTGACTACG AGGACTGGTTGAAGTTGCAACAATCTGATGACACTCCTCATGAAGTAGCTGATGCAGAAACTGACATTgctgatgatttggaaactgaTGACGCTCCTCGTGAAGTAGTGAATGCTGTAACTTATGATTCTGATGATGCTGTGGAAACTGATGGTCCCATTGATagtgaagaggacgaggaaagggaagaagaaagaggcaGTGCTGATCTTGGAGGTGGCTGGGGCAGGATTGTCTTCATGCCTGTCAGAAGGGGTAGACAAGTCACCATGAATGTGTGCAGATCCACCAAAAGGGATGCCTCAGAGGGTTCATATGACCGTATTGTCGTCACTCGGACCAAGAACCCTACCTTGCATCAACAGGCCAAAAGATCTATTTGGGGTGACCTGTGGCCGTGTTGA
- the LOC100820559 gene encoding methyltransferase-like protein 17, mitochondrial isoform X3: MAAQTIAETAQKILTPETLRYAAKQSARCLVVPVRLRRAIKKYLREQEEPYMKRKVLRLSQTFNQIKDVNLQLASTTAKKIVEDPFEQSKRWKITSSYGDIGLIYRDEETNAYVASRMPAVYSACYRVLKEVRRRLPGFSPSKVLDFGAGTGSAFWALQEVWPKSLEKVNLIEPSQSMQRAGRSLMQGLKNLPLIHSYDSIQSLSKSITKSEREHDLVIASYVLGEIPSIKDRITIVRQLWDLTRDILVLVEPGTPHGSNIIAQMRSHILWMEERKYRKSSRKNNEVCKDLITEKAGAFVVAPCPHDGACPLVKSGKYCHFVQRLERTSSQRAYKRSKGDPLRGFEDEKFSYVVFRRGSRPSDPWPLDGMEFETLKEQHAKRNPEDLEIDYEDWLKLQQSDDTPHEVADAETDIADDLETDDAPREVVNAVTYDSDDAVETDGPIDSEEDEEREEERGSADLGGGWGRIVFMPVRRGRQVTMNVCRSTKRDASEGSYDRIVVTRTKNPTLHQQAKRSIWGDLWPC; this comes from the exons ATGGCTGCCCAGACAATTGCTGAGACTGCCCAGAAAATTCTCACCCCTGAAACCCTTCGCTATGCTGCCAAACAATCTGCACGTTGCCTTGTTGTCCCTGTCCGTCTCCGCCGTGCCATTAAGAAATACCTTCGAG AGCAGGAGGAGCCATATATGAAGAGGAAAGTCTTGAGATTGTCTCAAACATTCAATCAAATCAAGGATGTCAATCTCCAGCTGGCATCCACCACAGCAAAGAAGATAGTTGAAGACCCTTTTGAACAATCAAAACGTTGGAAGATTACCAGCTCTTATGGGGACATTGGTCTCATATATAGAGATGAAGAGACAAATGCATATGTGGCTTCTCGAATGCCAGCTGTTTACTCTGCTTGTTACAGAGTACTTAAAGAG GTTCGCAGAAGGCTTCCGGGTTTCTCCCCATCTAAGGTATTAGATTTTGGTGCGGGGACAGGTTCAGCTTTCTG GGCACTGCAAGAAGTTTGGCCAAAATCTTtagaaaaagttaatttaatagAACCATCACAATCAATGCAGCGTGCAGGTCGGAGCCTTATGCAAG GTCTCAAGAATTTGCCACTTATTCATAGCTATGACAGCATTCAATCACTTTCTAAAAGTATCACTAAATCAGAGAGAGAGCATGACCTTGTAATTGCT TCCTATGTTCTTGGAGAGATCCCATCAATAAAGGATCGAATTACCATAGTTCGCCAGCTTTGGGATCTAACACGGGACATTCTG GTTTTGGTTGAACCAGGAACACCTCATGGATCTAATATTATAGCTCAGATGAGATCTCACATATTATGGATGGAAGAAAGA AAGTACCGTAAGTCTTCTCGTAAGAATAATGAAGTTTGTAAAGATTTGATCACTGAGAAGGCCGGTGCCTTTGTGGTTGCTCCT TGTCCTCATGATGGGGCTTGTCCTCTGGTAAAATCTGGGAAATATTGTCATTTTGTTCAGCGTTTGGAAAGGACATCTTCACAACGTGCCTACAAG CGTTCGAAGGGTGATCCTTTACGTGGATTTGAAGATGAAAAATTTTCCTATGTTGTTTTTAGACGAGGATCAAGgccaag TGATCCTTGGCCCCTTGATGGTATGGAATTTGAGACTCTGAAGGAGCAGCATGCAAAAAGAAATCCAGAGGATCTTGAAATTGACTACG AGGACTGGTTGAAGTTGCAACAATCTGATGACACTCCTCATGAAGTAGCTGATGCAGAAACTGACATTgctgatgatttggaaactgaTGACGCTCCTCGTGAAGTAGTGAATGCTGTAACTTATGATTCTGATGATGCTGTGGAAACTGATGGTCCCATTGATagtgaagaggacgaggaaagggaagaagaaagaggcaGTGCTGATCTTGGAGGTGGCTGGGGCAGGATTGTCTTCATGCCTGTCAGAAGGGGTAGACAAGTCACCATGAATGTGTGCAGATCCACCAAAAGGGATGCCTCAGAGGGTTCATATGACCGTATTGTCGTCACTCGGACCAAGAACCCTACCTTGCATCAACAGGCCAAAAGATCTATTTGGGGTGACCTGTGGCCGTGTTGA